The following coding sequences are from one Coffea arabica cultivar ET-39 chromosome 11e, Coffea Arabica ET-39 HiFi, whole genome shotgun sequence window:
- the LOC113718491 gene encoding loganic acid O-methyltransferase-like encodes MANDSTASLDPSSSSMNCGNGNFSYSKNSTLQRVGSMKANTIIEEVIADRLIIEKFSTSSNTVRIADLGCSVGPNTYFAMQHIIGAIEKKCESKGLSPSQFPEFQVFFNDQTTNDFNTLFTCLPPEKKYFVAGVPGSFHGQLFPSSSMNIVYSSFSFHWLSQVPKEVQMKDSPSWNKGRIFYASASDEVVQAYAAQFAKDFDSILSARGKEIISGGIMFTFMLALQDGCHPSKHILSFFLDAAGSILMDMAHEGLITAAQVDSFNMPLYLGTPKEITGLIERNGWFSIERLKFLDHKPGVDEPIEPSKHTAHIRAVIQDFIGAHFGAEIIDELFDRLHTNIAAHRDLHLSLGKAGVLLFVALRRK; translated from the exons ATGGCCAATGACAGTACTGCCTCTTTGGACCCGTCCTCCTCATCCATGAATTGTGGAAATGGCAATTTTAGCTACTCAAAAAATTCTACTCTTCAG AGAGTAGGATCAATGAAAGCAAATACAATCATCGAAGAGGTAATTGCAGACAGGCTTATCATCGAGAAGTTTTCTACTTCTTCAAACACAGTGCGAATTGCAGATTTAGGATGCTCAGTTGGTCCAAACACCTATTTTGCAATGCAACATATAATAGGAGCAATAGAAAAGAAATGCGAATCAAAGGGCCTCAGTCCTTCTCAATTTCCTGAATTTCAAGTTTTCTTCAACGATCAAACCACTAATGACTTCAATACTTTGTTTACCTGCCTCCCTCCAGAAAAAAAATACTTCGTTGCAGGTGTTCCAGGTTCTTTCCATGGCCAATTATTCCCCAGCTCCTCTATGAACATCGTctattcctctttttctttccaCTGGCTTTCTCAGGTGCCAAAAGAGGTGCAGATGAAAGACTCTCCATCATGGAATAAGGGAAGAATCTTTTACGCCAGTGCCTCTGATGAAGTAGTTCAAGCTTATGCAGCACAATTTGCCAAGGACTTTGACTCCATCTTGAGTGCTAGAGGAAAAGAGATCATCAGTGGTGGAATAATGTTTACTTTCATGTTAGCTCTCCAGGATGGTTGTCACCCCTCCAAACACATACTTAGTTTCTTTTTAGATGCTGCTGGATCTATTCTCATGGATATGGCACATGAG GGTTTGATCACGGCAGCCCAAGTGGATTCCTTTAATATGCCTCTATATCTTGGAACACCAAAGGAGATAACAGGGCTCATAGAAAGGAATGGATGGTTTAGCATTGAGAGATTGAAGTTTTTGGATCACAAACCAGGAGTGGATGAACCAATTGAGCCAAGCAAGCATACTGCACACATAAGAGCAGTTATCCAGGATTTTATCGGAGCACATTTTGGGGCTGAGATAATAGATGAACTGTTTGATAGGTTGCATACGAATATTGCAGCTCACAGAGATCTTCATTTAAGTTTGGGTAAGGCAGGAGTTTTGTTGTTTGTTGCTTTGAGGCGCAAATGA